One Formosa agariphila KMM 3901 genomic window, ATAAATGCTATTGGGCCAGCAAAAGCGGTAATTGTTCCTGCCAACAAACTCGTGGCTAAAATAATAAACAGTCGGCTTTGTTTTAAATTCAATCCTAGACTTTTCGCATAATTATCGCCTAATAATAACGTGTTTAATGCTTTTATAGATCCCAAACTCAATAATAATCCTACGCTATAAATTGCTCCAAAAACAGTTAATTCTTGCCATGATAAATTCCCTAAACTACCAAAGCCCCAGAAGACATAACGTTGTAATTGTTCTGCAGAACTGAAATAAGATAAGACGCCCACTATGGCACCTGTTATACTTGCAAACATAAGTCCGATGATTAAAATCGACATGGTATCTCGTACCCGTGACGATACAATTAACACCGCCAATAACACCATAAAACTCCCTAAACTTGCGGCAATAACCACACTCCATTTAGACGTTAATAAAGCAGCACATGTTCCACCAAAAAGCCCAGAACCTAAAATCACTAAAGCCACTCCTAAACTCGCCCCTGAACTAATACCAAGAACAAATGGTCCTGCCAACGGATTACGAAATAACGTTTGCATTAAAAGTCCAGATATTCCTAAACCCGAACCAACTAATATGGCTGAAATGGCTTTTGGTAATCTATAATTTAGAATGATGTAACGCCAAGATTCGTTACTTGACGTACCAAAAATACTATGAAAAACATCTCGTAACGGAATAGACACAGATCCCAAACTGATATTAATAAAAAAACTACAAAACAGTAGAAGAATTAAGACTATAAACGCGTTTCTATATGTCTGTGAATTTGGCAATTAATTTAGCTTTTTAAAGAAGAACAATTCATGATCTTGAAGCAGTTCTGGATGACAAATTTTAATTAAATCTTTTAAAACCAAATCTGGTCTAGACTGTCCCAACTCATAATACAACACCCCGCCTGTGGCGCCTTTTGTATTAGACATGGTATAGATGTTTTGCTGCTTAAACGCATCAAATTTGGTGTAGTGTACATTGGCGTCTACCAAATCGTTTAAACTTGAATATATAGAAGGATTAATCCAAATATCAGCCATTTTAGCCTTGTTAAATACGGTTTCAAAATTTAAAGCTAAACTTCCTGAGCCTTGTGTGTTTTTCCAAAGAAAATTAGCATTTGCATCTTTTAAAAGTTGTGCTTCAGGACTCGTTCCATTTGGCATATACCAAACATCTTTATACATAGCTCCGCTAAAAACACTTGGTTTTTCTGTTACATTTTCGGCTAAGGTTTTGGCTTTTAAATATTCAGATTCAATATCGTTATAAACCTTATAGGCTTTAGCTTCTTTATTAAATAGTACACCAAATAATTTTATCCATTCTGCTTTGGCTAAAGGCGAAGCTTCTACCCAATCTCCATTAAAAATCACAGGTATATTGGCATTCTTAATCATCTCTAAAGACCGGTTACTACCATCTACACCAAATGCAATTACAGCATCGGGATGTAATTCTAAAAGTACTTCTGTATTTATCCCTTCGTTTTTACCCAGTTCACGAATATCTTTGCTTTCAATTCTTTTTCTTATGTTTTCTGAAGACACATATTGTGTACCCGGAAACCCTATTAAGGTACATGCCACATCTAACAATTCTAAACTTGGTAAATGGGTTGTAGATGTCACCACAACACGCTCTAATGGCACAGAAATTACAGCATCAAAATCATCAGAGTTTAAAGACGCTTTATTAGGGTTTGTCTTATCGACTAATGCATATTTAAATGTTTTTTCTGCTTTGGGCCACGGACTATAAATTTCAAGAATTTTATAATTTTCGAACGTTTTCACAGAAAACCCTTTTGCATGTTTTAATACCAGTTCTATACTATGTTCTTCAGGTATTTCCACCGATTTAGTGTCGTTTTTACAACTAAAAGCGAGCACAAAAAAGACGATAATAAAATATTTTAACTGAAAAGAATTCATTTAATTAATCTTTAAAATGAGCGATTTATAACTGATAAAAATAATAATTACTAATTTATTTAACAGTAAAAACACTTCAAATGTAAGCATATAAAATCTAGACAAATTAAAATAAATGATTTTTTAATTAAATTAATTTGGCTTAACCACTCGTATACTTCACATAGCTCTACCTCTTATTTTTGAATAATTAAAACTTACTTCACTCAAAATAACATTCAAAAGTTCATATCAATAAGGTCTTTAAATTTTTGAAAAAAACTACCCTACAAATAAACTAGGTTTAGCATACTGAATATTAATAAATGTCTTATTTTTGAATCGAATTTTGGTTCATATCATGTAACGTGATGGATTAAATGGGAATTGAGTGTAAATCTCAAACTGTTCCCGCAACTGTAATCTTAGTTTTGCTTTGCAAAATGCTTGTTATTAAAACTTCAATACACCACTGGTTTCAATTAAAACTGGGAAGGTAAATAACAAGACGAAAGTCAGGAGACCTGCCAAATTCAGCATAAATAACTGACTTTCGGGCAAAAGGTCTTAAGATATATGAAACAAAAACTAATCCTATTTTTTTTATTTTTCGTGTGTGTTCCTACGGTACTCCTTGCACAAAACGATTCTATCCAGAAATTAGATGAAGTTTTAATTACCACCGATAGCCAACTAAAACTGTTTAGTGACACCCAATCTGTGTTACAGCTAAATGATAGCGTGTTACGCGTCAATCAGCCACTACTAACGTCCTTGTTAAACTACAACACTCCAATTTATTTTAAGGAAAACGGATTAGGTATGGTCTCCTCACCTGCTTTTCGGGGTACGACTGCTCAACAAACCGCTGTAGTTTGGAATGGCATTAATATCAATTCGCAGCTGAATGGACAAACCGATTTTAATACCATAAACACCTCTAGTTTTAATAATGTTAGTGTGCGTAGTGGCGGTGGCAGTGTCATTTACGGCAGCGGTGCTATAGGTGGCAGTATTCATTTAAATAATAGGTTCAATTATTCTGAAGGTTTTCAAAACAGCTTACTGACTAACTACGGAAGTTTTAATACGTTTCTGCTAGATTATAAAGCCAATGTTACAGTAAACCGATTGAGCGCTAATATTGGAATCAGTAGAAATAGCTCTGATAATGATTACGATTTTGTGAATTCTGATGATTACAACCATAACGGAAATTATTACAACACGAGTCTCACCGCTAATCTGAGTTACCGACTTAACCCAAAACATCTACTAAATTTTTACAGTTATGTGTTTGATGGCGAACGGCATTTGTCCTTAATTCTGCCTACAGAAACGCCCACTAAATATAAAGACTTTAACACACGACAATTAATCGAATGGCAGAGCTTTTACAATACAATTACCACCAAATTAAAACTCGCCTATTTAAGTGAAAACTATAAATACTTCGGAAATATAAACACCGATACTTATACATTTGGATCTGCTGAAACGGTTATCGCAAAATACGATGTGACCTACGTCCCTACAGATAATGTTACTGTAAACGGAATTATAGACTATACCCAAAATAATGCTGAAGGGTCTAGTATAGCAAACGAAAAGCGACATATTGGTAGCTCGAACCTGCTTTTTAAACATCAATTAAATTCGTGGTTTTTATATGAAATGGGAATCAGACAAGAGGTGACTAATACCTATAACAGTCCGTTTCTATATAATGTAGGCTTACAATTTCAAGTTGCCAAGCCGTACACCATTACAGTTAACGGTTCTAAAAACTTCAGAATTCCTACGTTTAATGATTTGTATTGGGAAGGTAGCGGAAATCCTGATTTAGCTCCAGAAACGGCCTATCAAGCAGAAATCGGGAATCATTTACAGTTTAAAAACGCTAATATATCTCTAACAGCTTATTATAATGACATTAGTGATATGATTCGTTGGGTACCAAATGGCAGTTTATGGCGACCTATTAATACAGACCATGTTATGACTTATGGCCTAGAAGCCTTGGCAGGTTATAAACATGATTTTGGAGAACATCACATCTCCGTTAACGGAACCTATGCGTATACCGTTTCTGAAAATAAGGACACCAAAAAGCAACTTATTTATGTGCCTTACCACAAAGCAACAGCTAGTTTAGGATACAACTATAAAAAGATTTCCGCCGTATACCAATGGTTAGCCGTAGGCAGTGTTTTTACCACAACCGATAATTTGTCTAGATATGAATTAGATGCCTATCAGGTTTCAAATATAGGGATAGATTATGCTATTTGTAACACACTAACGCTTGGCGGAAAAGTAAACAACCTTTGGAATGTTAATTACCAAAGTGTAGAAAACAGGTTTATGCCCGGACGACATTATTCAATTTATTTAAACTTTAATATATAATTATTTAACTATGAAACAAATCAATACACTTTTTGCCGTGGCATTTGCTAGTGCCGCACTTTTTAGCTCTTGTAGCAGCGATGACGACGATAATGATTTACCAAAAGGCGATTACGATTATGGGACTTTGGTATTAAACGAAGGTGCATTTACAAAAAATAATGCCTCTATCTCATTTATTAATGCGGCTGACGAACTAACAAATGATATTTACTCTACTAAAAATGGTGAGACTTTAGGTGATGTGGCCCAGAGTATGGCTTTCGAAGATGATAAAGCCTATATCGCGATTAACAACTCTAACGTTGTTAAAGTGGTAGACCGTTATACTATGATGGATATTACTACCATTTCTGAAGGTATTTATACACCTAGATATATTGTTTTTGAAGATGATAAAGGATATGTTAGTAACTGGGGAGACCCTAACGATTCTACAGACGATTTTATAGCCGTAATAAACAGCAGTACCAATACAGTAGAAATTACAATATCTGTTGCTGAAGGTCCAGAAGCCTTAGTTGAAGAAGATGGTAAATTATATGTAGCCCATAAAGGTGGTTATGGTTTTGGAAATACCATTTCTGTAATTAATTTAGCTAACAACACTGTTGAAACTACTATAACTGTTGCAGATATTCCAGACACTATGGAAGAAGAAGACGGATACTTATATGTGTTATCTTCAGGAAAATATGATTGGTTTACTGGAGAAGAAACTCCAGGTGCAATTACAAAAATTAATATGTCTGATAATTCTGTAGCAGAAGTATTAGATTTTGAAGTTGGTGTACACCCATCTCATTTAAAAATTGAAGATGATATTGTATACTATACACTAGGTACTGAAGTATACACTAAAGGACTAAATGCTGCCTTACCAACCACTGCACTAATAGATGTTGCTTCTCAAGGTGCTTTTGGTATTTACGGATTTGAAGTAGAAGACAACATTATATATATTGGAGACGCTAAAGACTATGCTTCTGCAGGAGCAGTGTATACGTATAATACTTCTGGAACATACCTAAATTCATTTACCACTGGTATTTCTCCAAACGGATTTTATTTTAATGATTAATTCCCAAATCGGTCATTAAATAAGAGAAATCGTCTAGAAAGCAATTTTTAGGCGATTTTTTCATTATTGGCACTCAACAGCTTAGATTGGGATTCCCTAGTAATTCCTTTGTTGCTTCCAAAGCATTGTTATACTTTTAAGTTTCATTCTTAAAAAAATACACATATTATGATATCATCTAATACTTACTTTGATGGCAATGTAAAATCTTTAGGCTACCAATCGGCTACAGGTGCATCGACCTTAGGCGTTATGGAAGCAGGAACCTACGAATTTGCCACCGACAAACATGAAACCATGAATGTTATTGAAGGTACAATGACGGTTTTATTACCAGAATCTAGCAATTGGAAAACGTTTAAAGCTGGAGAATCGTATCAGATAGAAGCGAACAAAACATTTCAAGTTAAGGTCGCTGAGCAAACGTCTTATTTATGTCAGTATAAATAAAAGGGTAAAACCTTTTTAATATACACTTACAATTCCTATGAAAAACTATTCATAAATAATAAAAGGCTGCCAATTGGCAGCCTTTTATTATATCTATTATATTCTAATTAAAATACAAATAATGGTCTGTCGGCCATAAGTGCATTCACTTTAGTTCCAACAGCAGCTAATACCGCTTCGTCTTCTAAGTTCATAATAACTTCATCAACTAAATCTACGATAGTTTGCATATCGCTTTCTTTTAATCCACGAGTTGTAATTGCAGCCGCTCCAATACGAATACCAGAGGTAACAAAGGGAGACTTATCATCGA contains:
- a CDS encoding FecCD family ABC transporter permease; translation: MPNSQTYRNAFIVLILLLFCSFFINISLGSVSIPLRDVFHSIFGTSSNESWRYIILNYRLPKAISAILVGSGLGISGLLMQTLFRNPLAGPFVLGISSGASLGVALVILGSGLFGGTCAALLTSKWSVVIAASLGSFMVLLAVLIVSSRVRDTMSILIIGLMFASITGAIVGVLSYFSSAEQLQRYVFWGFGSLGNLSWQELTVFGAIYSVGLLLSLGSIKALNTLLLGDNYAKSLGLNLKQSRLFIILATSLLAGTITAFAGPIAFIGLAIPHVTRLVFNTSNHKILLPAVLLVGGVIMLICDTIAQIPNSDYTLPINAITSLVGAPIVIWLLVRKRNLMF
- a CDS encoding ABC transporter substrate-binding protein; translation: MNSFQLKYFIIVFFVLAFSCKNDTKSVEIPEEHSIELVLKHAKGFSVKTFENYKILEIYSPWPKAEKTFKYALVDKTNPNKASLNSDDFDAVISVPLERVVVTSTTHLPSLELLDVACTLIGFPGTQYVSSENIRKRIESKDIRELGKNEGINTEVLLELHPDAVIAFGVDGSNRSLEMIKNANIPVIFNGDWVEASPLAKAEWIKLFGVLFNKEAKAYKVYNDIESEYLKAKTLAENVTEKPSVFSGAMYKDVWYMPNGTSPEAQLLKDANANFLWKNTQGSGSLALNFETVFNKAKMADIWINPSIYSSLNDLVDANVHYTKFDAFKQQNIYTMSNTKGATGGVLYYELGQSRPDLVLKDLIKICHPELLQDHELFFFKKLN
- a CDS encoding TonB-dependent receptor plug domain-containing protein — its product is MKQKLILFFLFFVCVPTVLLAQNDSIQKLDEVLITTDSQLKLFSDTQSVLQLNDSVLRVNQPLLTSLLNYNTPIYFKENGLGMVSSPAFRGTTAQQTAVVWNGININSQLNGQTDFNTINTSSFNNVSVRSGGGSVIYGSGAIGGSIHLNNRFNYSEGFQNSLLTNYGSFNTFLLDYKANVTVNRLSANIGISRNSSDNDYDFVNSDDYNHNGNYYNTSLTANLSYRLNPKHLLNFYSYVFDGERHLSLILPTETPTKYKDFNTRQLIEWQSFYNTITTKLKLAYLSENYKYFGNINTDTYTFGSAETVIAKYDVTYVPTDNVTVNGIIDYTQNNAEGSSIANEKRHIGSSNLLFKHQLNSWFLYEMGIRQEVTNTYNSPFLYNVGLQFQVAKPYTITVNGSKNFRIPTFNDLYWEGSGNPDLAPETAYQAEIGNHLQFKNANISLTAYYNDISDMIRWVPNGSLWRPINTDHVMTYGLEALAGYKHDFGEHHISVNGTYAYTVSENKDTKKQLIYVPYHKATASLGYNYKKISAVYQWLAVGSVFTTTDNLSRYELDAYQVSNIGIDYAICNTLTLGGKVNNLWNVNYQSVENRFMPGRHYSIYLNFNI
- a CDS encoding YncE family protein translates to MKQINTLFAVAFASAALFSSCSSDDDDNDLPKGDYDYGTLVLNEGAFTKNNASISFINAADELTNDIYSTKNGETLGDVAQSMAFEDDKAYIAINNSNVVKVVDRYTMMDITTISEGIYTPRYIVFEDDKGYVSNWGDPNDSTDDFIAVINSSTNTVEITISVAEGPEALVEEDGKLYVAHKGGYGFGNTISVINLANNTVETTITVADIPDTMEEEDGYLYVLSSGKYDWFTGEETPGAITKINMSDNSVAEVLDFEVGVHPSHLKIEDDIVYYTLGTEVYTKGLNAALPTTALIDVASQGAFGIYGFEVEDNIIYIGDAKDYASAGAVYTYNTSGTYLNSFTTGISPNGFYFND
- the ppnP gene encoding pyrimidine/purine nucleoside phosphorylase yields the protein MISSNTYFDGNVKSLGYQSATGASTLGVMEAGTYEFATDKHETMNVIEGTMTVLLPESSNWKTFKAGESYQIEANKTFQVKVAEQTSYLCQYK